Genomic window (Romboutsia lituseburensis):
TCCTTAAAGTACCAATACCCAATTGCCAATATAAAGATATCCGTACACAAAGAAAATAGAAGTATATATAATGCTGCATTTTCTAATTTAAAACCTATGAAAACAACTGAAATAAGGGTAAACACTATTATGAATAACAGTACTAAGTAAAAAAGTAATTTAATTTTTCTATTTGCTAATATTTTCATATTGTACCTCAATTTATAGTCTTCCATTTATATCCCATGCCTCGAACCGTCACTATGTTTCGTGGTTGACCTGGGTTATCTTCAATTTTTGTACGCAGCCTACGTATATATACAGTAAGGGTATTGCCATCTATATAATTTTCGTTGCAGTCCCATAGTTTTCCTAAGATTTGTTCTGGTGAAAGAACATTATCTGGATTTTCCATAAACAGGCATAGTAATTTATACTCGCTTGCTGTTAAGTCAAGTTGTTCTCCTTTTTTATAGACTTCTCTTTTTAATAATTCTACTTTTATATCATTAGAATTTAATTCGGTATCTAATTGATTAAAATTATCGCTTCTACGAAGCAATGCATTCATTCTCGATAAAAAAACTGCTAACTTGAAAGGCTTTGTAATATAATCATCGCCTCCGATATCAAGTCCCATTATAATATCAGTTTCCTCATCAGCAGCAGTAAGAAACATAATCGGTACCTTTGATACTTTACGAATTTTTTTACATAAATCATATCCGGATCCATCTGGAAGTGATACATCTAAAATTACTAAATCATATTTTCCATTTATCCATAATGTTTCTGCTTCAATACTCGTACGAGCAATATCTATTTCATATCCTTGCTTTTTGATAGCAAAAGATAAACCATTTATT
Coding sequences:
- a CDS encoding response regulator transcription factor — encoded protein: MKRIFFVEDDLNLINGLSFAIKKQGYEIDIARTSIEAETLWINGKYDLVILDVSLPDGSGYDLCKKIRKVSKVPIMFLTAADEETDIIMGLDIGGDDYITKPFKLAVFLSRMNALLRRSDNFNQLDTELNSNDIKVELLKREVYKKGEQLDLTASEYKLLCLFMENPDNVLSPEQILGKLWDCNENYIDGNTLTVYIRRLRTKIEDNPGQPRNIVTVRGMGYKWKTIN